One window of Desulfobacca acetoxidans DSM 11109 genomic DNA carries:
- a CDS encoding prephenate dehydrogenase/arogenate dehydrogenase family protein: protein MQPVIGIIGGLGQMGRWFRRFFESQGLTVLIGEPGINPTCAEVAAQVDIVVISVPLHLTEAVIRELAPHIRPEALLTDLTSLKQGPMAAMLDHFAGEVVGTHPLFGPGEKSLEGQTIVVCPGRGDRWVPWLEDLYRQAGARLEVSTPEEHDRTMSLVQGLTHFTLITLGTTFRKLNADIDRMELLATPTFRAVYDQVYHLVNQNFPLYAYIQLMNRQNEATHAAFEEAVRQLRQIVLARDADALVQVLEENQRYFEKWKQPSS, encoded by the coding sequence ATGCAGCCGGTAATCGGCATCATCGGCGGCCTGGGGCAGATGGGCCGATGGTTCCGGCGTTTTTTTGAGAGCCAGGGGCTGACGGTACTCATCGGTGAACCGGGGATAAACCCTACCTGCGCCGAGGTGGCTGCTCAGGTAGATATCGTAGTCATTTCCGTCCCGTTGCACCTGACCGAAGCCGTTATCCGGGAACTCGCCCCCCATATCCGGCCGGAGGCTCTGCTGACTGATCTGACCTCCCTGAAACAGGGACCGATGGCAGCCATGCTGGACCATTTTGCCGGAGAAGTGGTAGGAACTCACCCCCTCTTCGGCCCGGGGGAAAAATCCCTCGAGGGGCAGACCATTGTTGTCTGTCCCGGAAGGGGGGACCGATGGGTACCCTGGCTGGAAGATCTCTACCGGCAGGCCGGGGCCCGTCTGGAGGTCTCCACCCCGGAAGAACACGACCGCACCATGTCCTTGGTGCAGGGTCTGACCCATTTCACTCTCATCACCCTCGGGACTACCTTTCGGAAATTAAACGCTGATATCGATCGCATGGAACTGCTGGCCACGCCCACCTTCCGGGCGGTGTATGACCAGGTGTATCATCTGGTCAACCAAAATTTTCCGCTGTATGCCTATATTCAGCTCATGAATCGACAGAATGAGGCCACTCATGCGGCCTTTGAAGAGGCGGTGCGGCAGTTGCGGCAGATTGTCCTGGCCAGGGACGCCGACGCCCTGGTTCAGGTGCTGGAGGAAAATCAGCGTTACTTTGAAAAGTGGAAACAACCCTCATCGTAG
- a CDS encoding shikimate kinase translates to MFDQPLDSFYNIVLIGFRAAGKTTVGRRLAELLNRPFYDLDQVLEQEAGETIARLVAQEGWPAFRRREKALVERFASQKGLVLATGGGVILDPENTTRLKASGRLVWLKTAPETIRARLRRSQPEHAARPGLTDKGTLNEIDEVLVSRTPLYQAAAEAIIETDALTADEITQRLLILIKSWEQSKP, encoded by the coding sequence ATGTTTGATCAACCTTTGGATAGTTTTTATAATATTGTTCTGATCGGCTTCCGGGCGGCGGGTAAGACCACCGTTGGCCGCAGGCTGGCGGAACTATTGAACCGACCGTTTTATGATCTGGACCAGGTTCTGGAGCAGGAGGCCGGTGAGACCATCGCCCGCCTCGTTGCCCAAGAAGGCTGGCCTGCCTTCCGCCGTCGGGAAAAGGCCCTGGTAGAGCGCTTTGCCTCTCAAAAAGGATTAGTCCTGGCCACAGGGGGCGGAGTCATCCTGGACCCGGAAAACACCACCCGACTGAAGGCCTCCGGCCGGCTTGTTTGGCTTAAAACAGCCCCGGAGACTATCAGGGCACGACTGCGCCGCAGTCAGCCGGAGCACGCGGCCCGTCCCGGTCTGACCGATAAAGGCACCCTGAATGAAATTGACGAGGTGCTGGTCAGTCGGACGCCCTTGTATCAGGCTGCAGCCGAGGCCATCATAGAGACCGATGCACTTACTGCGGATGAGATAACGCAACGCCTTTTGATCTTAATAAAGTCTTGGGAGCAATCAAAGCCTTGA
- the aroC gene encoding chorismate synthase: MSGNTFGRIFRVTTWGESHGPALGAVIDGCPPRLPLTTADIAVELAKRRPGGGLASTTRREPDAVEILSGVFADQTTGTPISLIIYNKDAKIEAYEPLKEIFRPGHGDFTYQAKYGIRDYRGGGRSSARETAARVAAGAVAQKVLDTGGIRVLAYTLELGGVRAQTFDWTEIDQNQFYCPDSEAAASMAARVQDIKKQGDSLGGIVEVRVQGCPAGLGEPVFDKLDAVLAQAVMSIGAVKGVEIGAGFAAARLTGSEHNDPLTPKGFVSNNAGGILAGISNGDEIIVRAAVKPIPSIAKLQQTIDQHGQPQTISIAGRHDISAIPRITPVIAAMVKLTLADFLLRQKAVTCSR; this comes from the coding sequence TTGAGCGGCAATACCTTTGGCAGAATTTTTCGGGTCACTACGTGGGGAGAGTCGCATGGCCCGGCCCTGGGAGCGGTGATCGACGGCTGTCCGCCGCGGCTGCCCCTGACCACAGCCGATATTGCCGTCGAGTTGGCCAAACGCCGGCCTGGCGGGGGACTGGCCAGCACCACGCGCCGGGAGCCGGATGCGGTGGAAATCTTATCGGGCGTCTTTGCCGACCAGACTACCGGCACGCCCATCAGCCTTATTATTTATAATAAAGATGCCAAAATTGAGGCCTATGAGCCCCTGAAAGAGATCTTCCGTCCCGGTCACGGTGATTTTACCTATCAGGCGAAGTACGGCATCAGGGATTATCGGGGCGGCGGTCGGTCTTCGGCGCGAGAGACTGCCGCCCGAGTAGCCGCCGGCGCCGTGGCCCAAAAAGTTCTGGATACCGGTGGCATCAGGGTGTTGGCCTACACCCTTGAGTTGGGAGGAGTGCGGGCTCAAACGTTTGATTGGACCGAAATAGACCAAAATCAATTTTATTGTCCGGATTCCGAAGCGGCTGCCTCCATGGCGGCAAGGGTGCAGGATATCAAAAAACAGGGAGATTCATTGGGAGGGATTGTGGAAGTGAGAGTACAGGGGTGTCCGGCAGGATTAGGAGAACCGGTGTTTGACAAATTAGATGCGGTACTGGCCCAGGCGGTCATGTCTATCGGAGCCGTCAAGGGCGTAGAGATTGGCGCCGGGTTTGCCGCCGCCCGCCTGACCGGCTCGGAACATAACGACCCTCTGACTCCTAAAGGTTTTGTCAGCAACAACGCCGGGGGTATCCTGGCAGGCATCAGCAATGGCGATGAGATTATTGTCCGGGCGGCAGTGAAACCCATTCCCTCCATTGCCAAGCTACAGCAGACTATTGATCAACACGGCCAACCGCAGACCATCAGCATCGCCGGCCGCCATGACATCAGCGCCATCCCCCGCATCACGCCCGTCATCGCCGCCATGGTGAAATTGACCCTGGCAGACTTCCTCCTGCGGCAGAAAGCGGTCACATGCAGCCGGTAA
- the serS gene encoding serine--tRNA ligase encodes MLDLKFIRTHLGEVKQALIHRGQEFLLEDFEALDEIRRLLLGQVEDRRRERNALSEEVGRLKKAKQDAAALMERVREINQEIKDLELDLRDKESAVQDFLLNLPNLPHSSVPVGSTSDDNPVVKRWGEPPVFGFPARPHWEIGEYLGILDFETAAKITGARFALLKGPASRLERALINFMLDLHTQKHGYLEVWPPFIINRASAQGTGQLPKFKEDLFKLEDWDYYLTPTAEVPVTNIHRDEILAEEALPISYTAYTPCFRSEAGSHGKDVRGLIRQHQFDKVELVKFTAPESSYEALEKLLSDAEEVLQELELPYQVVVLCTGDMGFAAAKTYDIEVWLPGQGLYREISSCSNFEAFQARRANIRFRRRGAKGTDLVHTLNGSGLAVGRTLVAILENYQQADGSVVIPHKLRPYMGGMEVIRSS; translated from the coding sequence ATGCTAGACCTAAAATTCATCCGCACCCACCTGGGAGAAGTCAAACAGGCTTTGATTCACCGGGGACAGGAATTTCTGCTGGAAGATTTTGAAGCCCTGGATGAGATACGGCGGCTGCTGCTGGGCCAGGTGGAAGACCGGCGCCGGGAGCGCAACGCCCTTTCAGAAGAAGTCGGCCGATTGAAGAAGGCCAAACAAGACGCTGCCGCCTTGATGGAGCGGGTACGGGAGATCAATCAGGAGATCAAGGACCTGGAACTCGACCTGCGGGATAAGGAATCGGCCGTACAGGATTTTCTGCTGAACCTGCCCAATCTGCCCCATTCCTCGGTTCCGGTAGGGTCCACGAGTGACGACAATCCGGTAGTGAAACGCTGGGGGGAACCGCCGGTCTTTGGTTTTCCGGCCCGGCCGCATTGGGAGATAGGAGAATATCTGGGCATTTTAGATTTTGAAACCGCAGCCAAGATCACCGGAGCCCGTTTCGCCCTCCTGAAAGGCCCGGCTTCACGCCTGGAGCGGGCTCTGATCAATTTCATGCTCGACCTGCATACCCAAAAACATGGCTATCTGGAGGTCTGGCCGCCATTTATTATCAACCGGGCCAGCGCCCAGGGGACGGGGCAGTTGCCGAAATTTAAAGAAGATCTCTTTAAACTTGAGGACTGGGATTACTATCTGACACCCACTGCCGAAGTACCGGTGACCAATATCCATCGCGACGAAATCTTGGCGGAAGAAGCTCTTCCCATTTCTTATACCGCCTATACCCCTTGTTTCCGTTCTGAAGCCGGTTCTCACGGTAAGGACGTCAGGGGATTGATTCGCCAGCACCAGTTCGACAAGGTGGAGTTGGTGAAATTTACCGCTCCCGAGTCTTCGTATGAGGCACTGGAAAAGCTCTTGTCTGACGCCGAGGAGGTGCTGCAAGAGTTGGAACTGCCCTATCAGGTGGTGGTCCTGTGCACCGGCGATATGGGCTTCGCCGCCGCCAAGACCTATGATATCGAGGTCTGGCTGCCAGGACAGGGATTGTATCGGGAAATTTCCTCCTGCAGCAATTTCGAGGCCTTCCAGGCCAGGCGGGCTAATATCCGTTTCCGCCGCCGGGGCGCCAAAGGCACGGACCTGGTACACACCCTGAACGGCTCGGGCCTGGCAGTGGGCCGCACCTTGGTGGCTATCCTGGAAAATTATCAGCAAGCGGACGGCAGTGTGGTCATACCTCACAAGCTGCGCCCTTATATGGGGGGTATGGAGGTTATTCGCAGCTCTTAA